The Amycolatopsis umgeniensis DNA segment AAGTTCCACAACGTCTTCCGCAACGTCGCCGCCTGGTCGTACTGGAAGGACGCGAAGGAGCTGGACCGCGGGCCGCGTGGCGCGATCACCGTCGCTTCCGTCGGCGATGGCTGGTTCTGGGGCATTCCGCTTCCCGACGGCACGATGAGCGTCGGCCTGGTCACCGGAAAGGACTCCTTCAACGCCGCGCGCAACGAACTCGGCGGAGTGGATCCGGTGTACCACAAGGCGATCGGCGACTGCCCGGCGATTCAGCAGCTGCTGATCGAGGCCGAGCAGGTCACCGAGGTCAAGGTCGAGCAGGACTATTCGTACGCGGCCGAGCAGTTCCAGGGCCCCGGCTACCTGCTCGCCGGCGACGCCGCCTGCTTCCTCGACCCCCTCCTGTCGACCGGTGTGCATCTGGGCACCTACAGCGCGCTGATCGGCACCGCCGCGATCAGCAGCGTCATCCGCGGGGAGATCGGCGAGACCGAGGCCTGGGACTTCTACGAGGTCGTCTACCGCCGCGCCTACGAACGGCTGCTGGTGCTGGTGTCCACCTTCTACGAGAGCTACCGCGGCAAGGAACACCACTTCTTCCGCGCGCAGCAACTGTCCGAAAAGGACTGGGAAGGGCTGGACGTACAGGCCGCCTTCGACCGGTTCGTCACCGGTATCGCCGACCTCGAGGACACCGAAGAGGTCTACCGCCGGATCCAGGGTCACCTGCTCGGCGACGAGAGCGGCAAGCACAACCCGCTCGACAACCTCAACCGCGTCCACGAGCACAAGCAGTCGCCGGAGAAGCCCGAAAAGGCGATCAACGGGTTGTACCTGAGCTACGAGCCGCAGATCGGCATCCGGCGCGCGTGAGCGCCTCCACACTTC contains these protein-coding regions:
- a CDS encoding NAD(P)/FAD-dependent oxidoreductase codes for the protein MRTTTQILVIGGGPAGSTAAGLLAKEGFEVTLLEREHFPRYHIGESLLPSCRPILERLGVWDKIAAAGFQPKGGAYYFWGPEEWEVRFRPHRRDGSTSAWQVIRADFDKILLDHAREVGVDVTEGIAVKKLDFDGDRPVAAHWAEAKNPANSGRIEFDYLVDASGRGGVMATKYLKNRKFHNVFRNVAAWSYWKDAKELDRGPRGAITVASVGDGWFWGIPLPDGTMSVGLVTGKDSFNAARNELGGVDPVYHKAIGDCPAIQQLLIEAEQVTEVKVEQDYSYAAEQFQGPGYLLAGDAACFLDPLLSTGVHLGTYSALIGTAAISSVIRGEIGETEAWDFYEVVYRRAYERLLVLVSTFYESYRGKEHHFFRAQQLSEKDWEGLDVQAAFDRFVTGIADLEDTEEVYRRIQGHLLGDESGKHNPLDNLNRVHEHKQSPEKPEKAINGLYLSYEPQIGIRRA